The DNA region CACACCTGTCATTTGTTTCCAGGATGAGCCTGCGGGTAGTTGTGCGCCAAATTTTACCATAAGCCAGGTAAAAAGCAATACACCTGTAAACTTGCCGGCAAGCAGGCCTATAGCTACACCCATGCTAACGGGATTGGCCAGTGACGAGAAAAAGTCATGGCCAACAATAATCCCGGCATTAGCCAAAGCAAAAAGCGGCATGATGACGAAAGCTACCCAGGGGTGCAGGATGTGTTCAATTTTTTGCAGTGGTGTTTCGGCGTCAAGGCTCAGCTTTTTTATTTTATCAATAATGTGGTGCTGTTCGGGCGTTATAAGTGTGCTGTTGTTGGGCTGCTCGTTTTCAAAATCGGTAAGGTATTGCTTTACAGATTGGGTGTAACTGATCTCGCTGATGCGGGTGCGGGCAGGAATGGTAAAAGCCACCAATACACCCGCGATGGTTGCGTGGACGCCTGAAAGTAAAAAAGCTATCCAAACAGCGAAGCCTATGATCAAATAAAAAGCGGTACTCCTGATCCCCATTTTATTGCCGATAAGCAGCAGCACCAGCAGCCAAACCCCAAAGGTAAGCGGCACAAGCGCTATGTGACTGCTGTAAAAAAGAGCAATAACTAAAACAGCGCCAAGGTCATCGGCAACGGCCAATGCTGACAGGAAAACTTTTACAGAGGATGGAATATGTTTGCCCGCCATAGATAGTAAAGCCAGCGCGAAGGCTATATCTGTAGCCATCGGGATCCCCCAGCCATGGGCCGATGGCTTACCGGTATTAAAAAGGAAAAAGATGAAAGCAGGCACCAGCATTCCGCCCAACGCGGCAAACATCGGTAATGAAGCTTTTTTTACAGAGGATAGTTCGCCGGCCATGAACTCGCGTTTTAACTCGAGGCCTATCACAAAGAAAAACAAAGCCATAAGGCCGTCGTTGATCCAAAGGTGCAGGGGATGGTTTAAAACATATTTATCAAAACCAAGCGATAGTTTGAGTTCCCAAAGTTGGTGGTAACTGTGCTGAAAAGGCGAATTTACCCATATGATAGCCGCAATTACGCTGATAAAAAGTACTATGCCGCCGGTATGTTCCTGATTTATGAATTTGCTTACCGGCTGCGTGATTTTATCAATGGGGTAGCTTTGTTTCATAGATGCCTAAAATAAGGAATTAAGTTTGATTTTTTGGTGAGGCGACCTGTCGATTCAGGGAAATCGCTTTTAACCACATGCGGATTGAAAAACAATAAATGAAAAATTTTCACACTAATTTTTACGGATTAATCGAATTACACGAATTGAATCAATTTAAGATTCGTGTAATTCAATTAATTGTGGAGCGCTGCAAAGCATTTGTGTAGAAATTTTTCAGTATGAGATCAGTAAAACAAATCGAATTATTTTAAACGCGATTTCCCCGCCTGTCGATTACGTCCGTTTATATAGATCTAATAATTGATTTCACATTAAGGATTTAAATAGTGCTAATAATCAAAATGTTAAGCTTTAGGCTTTGTGCATTCGGCTTTTAGCTTTTATATAAAACAAAACCCAGCCATAAAACATTTATCAATGAAACCGGATATTATGAATAACTATCAGCAAAAATGGATAAGCACATTGAAAAACGCTCATTTAAATGGTTGGGAGATCAAGCCGCAGGGTGATGATATTTTTGTGGAAATGCCGCATGTTACGGATCTTAAACTGATTAGGGATAACCTGCCCGAAACACTTGCGCTGATGGCTTTGGATATTAATTTACCGAAGGAAAGGCTGAAGTTTATTTTTCACAA from Mucilaginibacter sp. SJ includes:
- the nhaA gene encoding Na+/H+ antiporter NhaA; translated protein: MKQSYPIDKITQPVSKFINQEHTGGIVLFISVIAAIIWVNSPFQHSYHQLWELKLSLGFDKYVLNHPLHLWINDGLMALFFFVIGLELKREFMAGELSSVKKASLPMFAALGGMLVPAFIFFLFNTGKPSAHGWGIPMATDIAFALALLSMAGKHIPSSVKVFLSALAVADDLGAVLVIALFYSSHIALVPLTFGVWLLVLLLIGNKMGIRSTAFYLIIGFAVWIAFLLSGVHATIAGVLVAFTIPARTRISEISYTQSVKQYLTDFENEQPNNSTLITPEQHHIIDKIKKLSLDAETPLQKIEHILHPWVAFVIMPLFALANAGIIVGHDFFSSLANPVSMGVAIGLLAGKFTGVLLFTWLMVKFGAQLPAGSSWKQMTGVALLAGVGFTMSLFISALAFDHAEMIDQAKYGILLASLLAGISGVAVLSKKPKA